In Apium graveolens cultivar Ventura chromosome 10, ASM990537v1, whole genome shotgun sequence, the following are encoded in one genomic region:
- the LOC141691825 gene encoding uncharacterized protein LOC141691825 has protein sequence MEALKVKYMASSYTIVNGRMYRRSVSQPLLRCLNVDEQQKALETVHDGICGENLNDYSQVRDPESLCLGQRNTVRWEQVPKVSASLRGSTNVQLAHPQGNGPIEAANKIIFQEIKKKLGEAKGRWAEELPWILWAYRTTPM, from the exons ATGGAAGCCCTAAAAGTAAAGTACATGGCATCAAGCTACACTATCGTCAATGGGAGGATGTATCGTCGATCGGTTAGTCAACCCCTCTTGAGGTGCTTAAATGTCGACGAACAACAAAAGGCCTTGGAAACGGTGCATGATGGGATTTGCGGAGAAAATTTGAACG ATTATTCTCAGGTTCGGGATCCTGAAAGTTTGTGTCTCGGACAACGGAACACAGTTCGATGGGAACAAGTTCCGAAAGTTTCCGCATCACTTCGGGGTTCAACAAATGTTCAGCTTGCGCATCCCCAGGGAAATGGGCCGATCGAAGCAGCTAACAAGATAATCTTTCAAGAAATCAAAAAAAAGTTAGGTGAAGCCAAGGGAAGGTGGGCCGAAGAGTTACCCTGGATCTTATGGGCTTACCGAACAACGCCcatgtga